tcgaagcaaccggccaaacggtggagaaaaatctggccaaaatggacatttttatgcggaagccgtatctgagcagcaggcaatcacccagaaggagtagctggtgaaaaacttctttccggcgaaagaagtgaaaaacttcttttcgtactcataatgaaagacgagacgtacttgatgcaaGAATTctacgaatggcaggggaccgggtactttacgttccccaggtaagcggtGACGTCggatatatcattcacatcgagttctcgaagaaggtccttctctgacagacgtggaAGGAATGTCCAAGCCCCTcatctttcgagtcatatggtgaacggggagatatatagtacgaagtgcttgccggagttatgaagatgatgtggtctttattCCGAATCTGgtatcagcccattatgccacgatcactggaggatggatcggctggagataaacattgtcgcgaagaccaccaaccttcccaacattccccagctgcgcccgatcgaaaacttttgggcgaatggccaaaataaagAGACAGGCGACCACCAAAGcaacgaaaaggtaaaataacatgccgatatacatctttttatcggccatggttcaggttccgacCAACTTCCGTATGACCGCCCAGTGCCTCATTTACGATAAtgcatcaaacaactctgcctcttcttgtcgggtatacactagttcttccggcttatttaaaacgttaagccctgaccgaggtAGGGGACCAAAGTTGAACTTTTcatctgactcacgttggtccctgtggatcaataggggactattataaaaatcattttccaattttgttgctgctgcttctAGTTGACACTCTTTAAataaaaagcccaatgtcggtgcgatgaaaccagctcaacgtattaatctttggatgcattagaagcgctcttgaacagtctgccaaataatttttgttttggggttcatccatttaagaaaatcaacatgatcaattgtgatattgaaatatattgatatcgcgggacattttcgtttcttttgccaaatgcgggacatttcgcgggacggaatcttacgcgggacatttcgttgaaatgcgggactgtcccgcgtaacgcgggacgtctggtcagtttactatAGTGgcgccattcgcctacgggaatgcagtgacttgagccatctcacctcattcgctTTGCGGAATAAGGGGTAATATAGAGGTTTTTCTTCGTAGGTATAGCTCATCATCACATGAGAACAGATAGTTATATTTGAGCTGTCTTTCTAATGTTgtgtttgtcttcacccaaattagaatgatagaataaattggagaatattgaagaaaaataataaaaatggattatgcATATGTTCTTCAGTGAAAAGTGAATTCAATTGGAGTTTATTTCTGCAATAGGAATGAATGTTGACGACATTAAGTTTCGTGTTCAGATATTGTGAAAATAATAGTACGTTTTATTCGTTCACTAATTGGAATTCGAGAGACGTCGATCTGTTATCGGAATAtacgaaaaaacaatttcaggataaaactcaAGGACAACAACTTTTTGCGAgacaaagttcgccgggtcagctagtaggtaATATTATCGCATTGAAAACATTATGATTATTTTGTTGTAACGCAAAATAAGTTTAGGCGAAAATCTACCAATTACTCTTGGATTTCAAAGATGAGCAAATAAAGCTTGCAAATAATGATTTTGTAGATTTGAGAATGACAACTTTAGATAAAATTcactcaaaaaaaagttgaatagaCTGAACCGTCTGATACTAAACTTACCAACAGCAACTATTGTGTTTGATGGTAACTACAGGAGCTTTTCATTATGATACGACCACCCTCGTTGATTCGTTTTCCATGCGTTTCAAGTAGAGCCACCCTAAACGAATGATGACAATCGATGGATTGTgacacaaaacaaacaaaagattCAAATAGAACGTTTCTTTCGACACGTGCGGTGAATTCGAGATAAAGTAAGTAAATATTTCCGCTTATTCCATTTCTGAGAAATTCATCAATTATATCACTATCCGTTCACAGTACATTGCTAGTATGGGTAAGCAGAAAAAGCTAAGTGAGCAAGAACAAGGACAAATTTTGACCTTCCGAAAGACAGTGAAGCACGGTACTGATTTCGACATTTGGAAGCCCTTCGTTTAATAAATTTGAAgttcacttcacggtggaaacggaatgaaaagCATTCGCGAtaacaacggtacggtgtcgacatctggatgcgagattagtttcccactaaatttatcattataatatcaaattatcttcagatgaaatttttgtgtgagattattatatcacatgaagaaaacaaagttttccactcacattgaataccagtttgatacgaagaagttaattttcattaatgatttttcatttgaaaagtgctcattctgcctgaaaactcatcattatcttcaacacttcactaactcgtaaaacgtagttcaatggcgtgccgtttatttcgtttccaccgtgaagtgtattcgagaatcaggcccacaaTCTCACCTGTGTGGATCTCGGTTTCTCCTTTTATTCTATGTATTGGAGTATGACAACGCGAGTGTCGCTACTCTTTTTATATTTGGTTTCACACCCACACCCACATACCAATGCACCTGAAAGACTGATGCTTTGcttctttcgttttttttccgATTTGGATATTTCTGAGGTTTTCTTGTTCTTGAAACCTCAAAAATCCGGCTAGCGACTCGACCTGAACTGTGCTCAGAAGGTTAAAGGTGTGTTAGAATATGAGACAGATGTAGGTACAAGGGAACTTGGCGTGACTAGAGTGATTACTAACTTCGTCAATAATTACGTTGTTCCGGTCCTATTGATTAATGCGCTGAACTAAGGACCAAAAATCATGTTCGTCAATTTCAACTCGGACCGTGGACCGAGACAGGAGTggtgttaaatttgcaaaaggATAGAGGAGACTGGCGAGAGCAGTCAACGAGTACAGACGTGATGTTGGTCGCTCCgatcctttttctttttttcccagAAGAGTCGGTAGTGTGAAGCCAAAAAAAGGACTGTAATTTTGTGAAAAGTTTGAAGCGCTCGTTTGAAAGTGTATTTTCAGCATTGTGGGTTTGAAGAAATGAACGCTTTCGAAACACAACACTGAAACGCAAAACCTGGATCCGTTCGTTTGTTGacctttgtttaaattttcaaatttaaggtgaaggtggaagctagccacaaatgactgccacaatggcgctcatttctttcatctccctccctcacccctagccagaaaatcaataattttgcgaaacagtgtgaagaaaatgataattttcgcacacttcctatcaaataatatcaaccaaattctaatcgattactcacaagatattaaattttcatctgctgtcgcactgtatagtgaaaaacgtcggaaaactcgagcaagtgctctgaaagttaaattttcatctttcaatcttcggcaatggttttgtttgtgttggtgaaagcatcgttattttttcgacactgatgccagacaacatcagcgAAATTGCTAtagaaaccactcaataaaatgtaatttctgagtcatagcgtatcatgtcatgaaaatcaatagaataaaattgtgttgatatcaatacgttatcaatttttttttacgtttaatgggtccataatgtaagttttagaaactttaacattgggtaagaaaagtgtattgcagagctcggaacactgccacggctgcctatgctttcaaaagcagtaaacggaaaagtattacattcaatcaaaatgccacggccaacgaagagagggGTCATGGCTCTCCaaagtgaatatgtgaaaacaataccaaaagagccccaattcgtatgtgttataaatttgctcatgttacgctcccgtataatcagaattttacttcatatgcaaatgcaccttctatatatatttatgtttgcaattgttcatcggaacatatcgttcatacattctactttagtattgaattgttattttttgattaAATGTAttcaagactcgtgtcaatgatgcgccacacagtctgataagtggatTGATCTATTtgcgtgtgctttgctcttctctcacaaacactattaccccatttttacacgtgggtttacctatactactacaatggctagcttccaccttcaccttaatgcaCCGAAGTGCTAGATTGTATGCGTGTATAGTGCGGAGCAGTTTTCCGAGCGAAAATCGAAGCGGGAGCGGAGAGCGGAGAATGAGAATCAGCTTTACGGCAGTGAAGATGGATTCTACAAAGCTAAAAAGCTAAAGCTACAAAGCTAAATatctaaaaattctaaaatttaaatatttaaaaattttcaaatttaaaattttagaatcacatcacttaccgcagtgaatcctgatttttaaccgttcccactaacaactattccttccatgataaacgctagggaaccacgctatagaggcgacccttctggccttcgggcggcgaatatcatactaacattccttcccttcccctggtgactgtaaggacgtggccggcgtcgttattgaccattcaaagctcggatcaccgaaaattgcacaacgagaatgatttgctagtcccaagcgtcattctatgtgttctttgtgcaatttggttggttcaggtcaatcacggagagcaactacgaattgtacagtctacccaagctcaagttcTAGAAAATTTGTAAAAGGATagatatgaatattcaaataaGCCACATCAATGCCACACAATGAGCTCGAAATAGAGTGTTAACCGACGAGGATAGAATACTATCGGTAAAGGAGAGGTTGAATGCAAAATGAAGAGTTAAGTTAGATAGTATAGTCGTAGAATGCAAACCCCATGGGTCGAGGTTAAAACCGGATATATGTtgaacaaaaacaggaagtatgGTATAACTGCAAGGGTTATGTAGGACTAttattgatttagtgatcatttgtttttagttgcatctgaatcaattcggaatgaatgaataaatgaatatttggagaacttcgaaaacgagagcgtaacgttggaggcacaatattcagtaaaagaagcaatcacacaaaagttgtataatacataatacattgcttgtattgtgatatgatttgtattccatttccaatagacaaaatatttgttgcatcaaatcagtctacataatttttgcgttcgctcatcctttctcacaacacccatttctcgtttgagaaattgttgagtaaacatcgtttgccagtgcgcgtagagcgggaattccttcttaagattcattgcacctctaataaattgccgaaagatgtGGTCTTACGttaatcgcacttgattgaaaaatcacaaaaccaaatgtatctGGTCGCAgtgttttatggatagaaaacatcaaaataaactctttcgcttgaatgtatttttcaattcaagactattgaaacaagtttttggatcaaaaagtaacaagtatataacgcgtagacatttcatctttcgaatcaagtgtttatcataccatttcgttcagttgtttaggagctattaacgctcaaaatctcgatctccggcgaaactttgattttacaccccggtatagaaatgaaaaacgtagtcctacgtcaaaattaaatgCGTTCGTGTTGTGATTATTGGTGTTAAAACATATTTGTATTTTCCGTTTATGTGGGAATGATAAGTTTTGGTTTGATGTAGTTTTCATTGAGTAAAATAAATATTGCTAAGAAAAGATATGGGCCAAAAAAGAAACTGCCAGAGAGAGATGAGTGTCATATTGTTAAATAAGCATCGAGCACAACGATGAGTTGATCGAGAAATCGAGCAAAGTTTGGCGCTTCTGTTCAGACGGTTTGGCGGCCACTGAAACGTTCCCAAAACATTGTATGATCAAAAATGGTTAATGCACTACATTTACTACCTCGAAACAAAGAAGCAAGGTTAGAGTTCGCACACCGGAACATGTCTCAAGATTGGAAAAAAGGTGTGACAAAGTTCTTTAACATTGTGCTACTTCTTGGTTGCTTTTTGATTTTTATGTGTTCAAACCATTTAACATAAATTCTACTGAAATTGTCACAGGAGATTtcctcaattaaaaaaaatcaacttggaTTTAACGGCTATTGACGAGATTTGCGCGAGAGGAATTTAGAAGGAGAGCTGTCATGATCTAATGGAGTATTTTGTGACTCCGGAAAATTAGAACTCCAATTTGTTTCATACAAAATTAGTAGTTCCGTATACAGTGAAGTTCTTGAACCCGGTTTGCTATCAATGATGCACAGAAGACGTTACGGATTGATCGGCATGGTCTCCCCATTGAGAACCTGTGGGGAATGATGGTTCGCCGGATTTATCTGATAATCGTGCATTTTCAACGGTTGATCATCTCGAAACTGCTATTCTTCAGTCGGGGAATGATCTTGAACTGACAACactgtaatgatgatgatgatgacgcctccttcccctacagagatttgagcaagacgagttatgtaaaagataatttagttatttttttcagcattgaaatcagttaggcaaacaaaaaaaaacaacgaactgattttatttacagatataagttcaaaaaattgcaatgtcaaatgacaagccaatactcagtcatgtccgcaacAGAGCCGAGTTTAGGAGTAAAAAACTTTAGTAATAAACGGTATGTTGGTATAGGTTGGTATAATAGAGTATTAAAGCGAATCCAAGACTTTCGAACGTGGATGTTGCCAACAAACTCGATGCTGTAACAATTTGGATATACACATTCTGGAAGGTTTCTTCAAGCTCTTAAGAAATCGAACAGAACCGGGAATCAAAGCATTACAGCAAAAACTCGGGCCCGGACGCATTATAACCAGGTGTTGACAAAATTCAGTGCATGCGTTCAGCTTCCGGGACAGAAGTTTTATGTAGTCAGGAGTCGGGAAGATGATCCCAAAAATATACATTTATTTTTTGCGGGCAACTTTGCCGGTAAACCGATGTTTTGGCGGGGAATCTGCAGCTGTTGCCGGAAGACTGCACTAAGAACGCATCACATAGGTATCGCGATAACGGAGTAGACGTCATTGAGAAAGAGATGAATCTCCCAAACTGCCCAGAATTCCCCCAATCGAAATGTATTGGAGTTAATCCGTTGGCGAAGGATGCAGTGTATATAAGGCAATCATTTGATGTATCGTAGAGGCTGACGTCGTTTATATTTAATAGTTTATACTCGGAAGTAATTTATTAGTTTACAGCGGCTGACGCCGTCTAGATACTACAATCACCTAACGGTTTGTAAATACATTGGTGGTGAAGGGTTTACTTGCGTACCCAATTCAAGAAATGGTAGCGAACTCACAGGAAGATTTCGTGATCAATGGTGATCGTGTGTTGTTGCTACGTATGACAACGGATTTTTTacgcggctcttttttgagccgagactctttccaAAAAGCTGctctttttgagccgagactcttttggaaagcggctcttttttgaacagcGGTTCATttgtaaagaaccgtggatcgtacgctcgttctgctgaaccggctcgtgagcgctcgcccatctctacccGATTatacgattcgcacagcacagcgttggtttgatcgatttcgttctggtgtagtggctgtcaaaGACACACCCCGtcctggtaggccaatcgtcgtggaaaccgacaaaatcgttgaaatcatccaaccattttcagaagattggattccaaaaaaagctggatgtatgggtgccacacgagttgacgcaaaaaaatcttctagaccgaatcaacgcctgcgatgcactgctgaaacggaacgaactcgacttatttttgaagaagatagtGACTGGTGATGGCcggaccctcaactcggttctctactgtgagcagcttgaccgtttgaggCAGGCATTTGACCAGCAGgcgaagcggccagaaatgatcaataggaatggtgttgtgttccaccaggacaacgctcggcctcacacatctttgatgacccgccagaagctacgggagctcggatgggatgtcctattgcaccctccgtatagtccggaaatggctccaagtgattatcatctcttccgatccatgcaaaacgctcttggtgataataagttggcctcaaaaaatgcttgcgaaaactggctgtctgatttttttttgcaaataatgaGGGTAAGTTTTATAAGAggagaaatacgacatttctttttccccaacccaatatatgatGGTAATTTGCTTCCACTTTATATACGACTTATAAATGCAAGTTATTCGATTTAATATTTGCTGCGACAATCCAGGAGGATGGATTGTTTTGGTATCATGCGATTTTAATATATACAAACTTAGGAtttcaatgtttgctgggtgggtTTGCATATAGATCATAAGTATATGATATGAGTGTGTATTCTGAGTGAAAATACTGAAGGGCAAACATAAGTTAAGCAGTGACGTCACTCGTGTAAACACCAttgaatctgaaaaaaaatcaaccgaTTTGGAGTAATACTAAAATGCGTTGACTATCAGCTAGTATTTCATATGAAATAATGATAGTTCTCTTCAATAATTTACTCTGAATTATTGAATGAAAACCATGGATGACAACGACTCTTTAGTGTACGGATTGGAATTTCAGgtatagtatagtgcttatccTACGATGAAACGACAATCTTACTTGTCCACGTTCACTCCAACAGGCTCGTGCTTTGGCCTCTCAGCAAGCAGAGAGCACCGATGTACGATTCTTCGTGGCCACGCAATCTCTCAAACCCAACAACCAGCTGCATGTGGTTGATATCAACGAAGAATCTTTCACCCTTAAAACAAAAGTATTTTCTCATCCCCTGGGGGAGGTATGGAAGCTGAATGCCAGTCCCCACGACAGGCGTATTCTAGCATCTTGCTACAGTGTGCTTAAAGGCATCCAAACTGTGATGCAGACGGCGATACTCAAACTGCCAGAGCAGTTGGAATCGCCAGAGGACGATCGGGAATTCCTGCAATTTGCTGACGTAGATGTTCTCAACACAGAGGGATACGGTAGCGAAATCCGAACAACAGAGTTCCACCCAACGGACGCGGCTCTTCTAAGTACGGTGATTGATGGCAAGGTACTTCTTTTCAACCGAACCGAATCATCCACCAAACTGGTGGCTGAAATAAATGCGAAAAATGCACCGAAGTTCTCGGGTGGCCGATGGTCGCACTTCAACCATGGGAATCAGTTCATAACATTGTTCGATTGCAGCATCCGATCGTACGATGTGAGGGACCCGAATCATTGTGCGTGGGTAATTGAGGATGCGCACAACCAGCTGGTGCGAGATTTGGACTGTAATCCGAACAAACAGTGTCACATAGTGACCGGCGGAGACGACGGTGTTATGAAAATATGGGATTTTCGCAACACAAAGGAACATATTTTTGCCAGAAGTGATCATCACCACTGGATTTGGAATGTCCGCTTCAATACCTACCACGATCAGCTGTTACTCTCGAGCAGTAGCGATGGAAAGGTTCTGCTAACATGCGCCAGCAGTGTCAGCTCGGAAACGCTCGAAGGTGGAGAGGAGAATACGAATAGCAAGGAACATTTAGCGGACGGACTCCTGCAGACGTTCGATCAGCACGAGGACTCCGTGTATTGTGTGGAATGGAGCACCGCAGATCCGTGGCTGTTTGCGTCACTAAGCTACGACGGACGAGTGATTGTCTCGAAAATTCCCAAACAATATAAGTATCAAATATTGTTCAAATAGAAATACATTCCGGCTATTGAAGGCACTATAATCACTATAAGCCACTTTTCTCTATCTGTACATTTGAAATTGCGTTGagaaatgaactctctgagtttaaagtctctttaattcaataccgtgcCGTGAGAAATAGAAAGTGGTCGTAAATTAAGGATTTCACGCCTTCTGACTCTAATTTAGCACTGTCTTCCACATATTCACATGCGTACcacatacagtgactcaaactcgaaaTAGTGTACGGTAGAACAGCCAATCTTTTTTCACTACCTATAAAGGTCGGAAACAAACTTTCGAAACACCATTTTGAAGCTTAAACCTTcaggaatattttacgaacatatttttaattcGATATGTGTAGACGAagcggacaaaaatatcgggaagaaataaaaaatcgatttctttcttgGAA
The Toxorhynchites rutilus septentrionalis strain SRP chromosome 2, ASM2978413v1, whole genome shotgun sequence genome window above contains:
- the LOC129765444 gene encoding EARP-interacting protein homolog, coding for MKTMDDNDSLVYGLEFQARALASQQAESTDVRFFVATQSLKPNNQLHVVDINEESFTLKTKVFSHPLGEVWKLNASPHDRRILASCYSVLKGIQTVMQTAILKLPEQLESPEDDREFLQFADVDVLNTEGYGSEIRTTEFHPTDAALLSTVIDGKVLLFNRTESSTKLVAEINAKNAPKFSGGRWSHFNHGNQFITLFDCSIRSYDVRDPNHCAWVIEDAHNQLVRDLDCNPNKQCHIVTGGDDGVMKIWDFRNTKEHIFARSDHHHWIWNVRFNTYHDQLLLSSSSDGKVLLTCASSVSSETLEGGEENTNSKEHLADGLLQTFDQHEDSVYCVEWSTADPWLFASLSYDGRVIVSKIPKQYKYQILFK